From one Lineus longissimus chromosome 3, tnLinLong1.2, whole genome shotgun sequence genomic stretch:
- the LOC135484285 gene encoding nascent polypeptide-associated complex subunit alpha, muscle-specific form-like: MNKYQKMQPAVKAAGAAAQNTVPQKGSLTKNLNTKLPQVPFVAHQKTNLAQKLPMKKPPLAKVVPQLQRKAVPFHAKPVTNTPKRAATANAKSAKHQPERQSHLKNVVHKQKTPDLFKPPIHAGGGVVGKAHTSKALLMQRSVQPIFEQHNPPLPQELSAVPNQPGSQAKIKKAMGPIQHDPNHKELAGARISPPSLPPANAVGPVTNADTGIKPLRRLPPPKRVGSAELPFNVHSQAPIGSKHISKPFGQDAAIFKPLSKIRHPKPIPNTVGPKRVPPNSPTKLIPKQLSVNDHRNPLPKTAVPIPHSKLSAPKPGLQSADPKRITKSAVPKQAPRAAVPNLVAPKPTLKRPVPKPIQNGVIPTAVVKSAVPKPITKAGVPKPVLQASVQTPLTKPAQETTVQNPMHKTGVPKPVLKTALPNPNTRTAFVKPVQQSAVQKPNSKTSVQKPGLRKVGPRQFSKRTVRLPVSKTVVRQPISVAGHLKSDSKSPHKKPPNAALRKAVSMTGIPRKAENPVLKEELQRIPNRDGMPPIDVKGMPLPKQHKTLSITDHGPPGQVNQQIPSSVALKSRGLVHGKNMKKKKNLAKRKLPQWIADRVHASKKKANEQPEGFKRKAVEKKQVLGDLNNEPAKKLSMKEVQSKAIGSKTPKTGAQSNGPTLKTPMLEARNKIRGQVTKPPMLGALAKALAKVKADSQKMNPLREKLAKDAERQTPNLATKVHKLSKSFKESTKPQRGNNTVESTPKWLKKIHGLAASLRNSDIAQVPGKGDYGKRQHHKKHERNLNVWDSPPWEPDGHKAEELKSKKEKGKKKPVHEKRAKKGKGANIDQLTLSERTKTRLKKTSANESLPAGNDLLLDSHKPNTVPENGAVHKPNTVLGNGSAHKLNTVVSGNGSAHKPNTVPGNESPHKLNTVPGNGSALKRNTILGNGSAYKPNMVLGKGPVHKLLTIPGNGVPPGTRSQMTKVKQPVKGTKTSTKPSPLKQSISEFSQLSPTKSKLASGGSNLGVPISKSQKKNTRTLKSKSQSLMPAPKPRTSLEQLVKYQEPLLTKFGKQSQAMPQKSGKKQAVPVPPASGKTGPKTGKPRGPPPWFPTTPAVPGRKPGKKGAVNLTGNG; encoded by the coding sequence ATGAACAAATATCAGAAGATGCAGCCGGCTGTTAAGGCGGCAGGGGCGGCAGCACAAAATACAGTCCCTCAGAAAGGCTCTCTGACCAAAAACTTGAACACCAAACTGCCGCAAGTTCCGTTTGTGGCACACCAAAAAACTAATCTCGCACAAAAACTCCCCATGAAGAAGCCGCCTCTAGCCAAGGTTGTTCCGCAGCTTCAACGAAAGGCTGTCCCATTCCATGCTAAACCAGTAACCAATACACCGAAAAGAGCTGCAACAGCGAATGCCAAATCTGCAAAGCACCAACCTGAACGGCAAAGTCATTTAAAGAATGTCGTACACAAGCAAAAAACACCAGATCTGTTCAAGCCACCTATACACGCTGGCGGTGGAGTTGTCGGGAAAGCACATACAAGCAAGGCACTGCTTATGCAAAGGTCAGTGCAACCTATATTTGAACAGCATAATCCACCTCTGCCACAGGAGCTATCCGCAGTGCCTAACCAACCAGGTTCTCAAGCCAAGATAAAGAAGGCAATGGGCCCTATACAGCATGATCCTAACCATAAGGAATTAGCTGGGGCACGCATTTCACCACCGAGCCTGCCGCCCGCTAATGCAGTCGGGCCAGTCACAAATGCTGACACTGGGATAAAGCCACTGCGTAGACTCCCGCCTCCAAAGCGTGTGGGCAGTGCTGAACTGCCATTCAACGTTCACAGCCAAGCACCGATAGGTTCGAAACATATTTCAAAGCCTTTTGGTCAAGATGCAGCCATTTTTAAACCACTTTCTAAGATACGCCATCCGAAGCCAATCCCAAATACAGTGGGGCCGAAACGAGTTCCTCCGAACTCGCCTACAAAGCTAATTCCAAAACAACTTTCAGTCAATGACCATCGAAACCCGCTTCCGAAGACAGCCGTTCCGATACCACATTCAAAGTTGTCCGCTCCAAAACCGGGCTTACAGTCCGCTGATCCGAAAAGAATAACAAAGTCAGCTGTTCCGAAACAAGCTCCAAGAGCTGCTGTCCCAAATCTAGTAGCTCCAAAGCCAACTTTAAAGAGACCTGTTCCAAAACCAATTCAAAATGGAGTTATCCCGACGGCAGTGGTAAAGTCAGCTGTTCCAAAACCGATTACAAAGGCAGGTGTTCCGAAACCAGTACTGCAAGCATCAGTTCAAACACCACTTACGAAACCAGCTCAAGAGACAACCGTTCAGAATCCGATGCATAAGACTGGTGTACCAAAGCCAGTCTTAAAGACTGCTCTTCCGAATCCGAATACACGGACAGCTTTTGTCAAACCGGTTCAACAGTCAGCTGTTCAAAAACCAAACTCGAAAACATCTGTTCAGAAGCCAGGTTTAAGGAAAGTGGGTCCACGCCAATTTTCAAAAAGAACTGTTCGGTTACCTGTGTCAAAAACAGTTGTTCGCCAACCGATTTCTGTGGCAGGTCACCTGAAATCTGATTCAAAGAGCCCTCATAAAAAACCGCCAAATGCAGCTCTGCGTAAAGCAGTTTCAATGACAGGAATTCCAAGAAAAGCTGAAAATCCAGTTTTAAAAGAGGAACTTCAAAGAATACCAAACAGAGACGGAATGCCTCCAATTGATGTGAAGGGAATGCCTTTGCCAAAGCAGCACAAGACGCTCTCAATTACTGACCATGGGCCTCCTGGCCAGGTTAATCAACAAATACCATCATCTGTGGCTCTAAAATCTAGAGGATTAGTTCAtggtaaaaacatgaaaaagaaaaaaaacctggCGAAACGAAAGTTGCCCCAGTGGATTGCAGACAGGGTACATGCATCCAAAAAGAAAGCCAACGAACAACCAGAAGGTTTCAAGAGGAAGGCTGTAGAGAAGAAGCAAGTGCTAGGAGACCTGAACAATGAGCCAGCGAAGAAGCTTTCAATGAAAGAAGTCCAAAGCAAAGCAATCGGATCTAAAACTCCAAAGACAGGAGCCCAGAGCAATGGACCAACATTGAAAACACCAATGTTAGAAGCCCGGAACAAAATTCGTGGCCAGGTGACGAAACCCCCGATGCTTGGAGCTCTAGCCAAAGCACTGGCCAAGGTAAAAGCCGATTCGCAGAAAATGAACCCGTTACGCGAGAAATTGGCGAAAGATGCTGAACGCCAAACACCAAATTTGGCAACAAAAGTGCACAAGTTATCAAAGTCTTTTAAGGAGTCTACGAAACCTCAACGTGGTAATAATACTGTGGAATCTACGCCAAAATGGTTAAAGAAGATCCATGGCTTGGCAGCGTCTTTGCGAAACTCGGACATAGCTCAAGTCCCTGGTAAAGGGGACTATGGAAAACGTCAACATCATAAAAAACACGAACGGAATTTGAATGTTTGGGATTCTCCGCCTTGGGAGCCGGATGGACATAAGGCAGAGGAGCTTAAGTCCAAAAAGGAGAAGGGGAAAAAGAAACCAGTACATGAGAAGAGAGCTAAAAAGGGAAAGGGTGCGAACATTGATCAGCTGACTTTATCAGAGAGAACAAAAACAAGATTAAAAAAGACTAGTGCAAATGAGAGTCTTCCTGCTGGTAACGACTTGCTTTTGGATTCACACAAACCAAACACGGTCCCGGAAAACGGGGCAGTTCACAAACCAAACACGGTTCTGGGAAACGGATCAGCTCACAAACTAAACACGGTCGTCTCGGGAAACGGATCAGCTCACAAACCAAATACGGTCCCGGGAAACGAGTCGCCTCACAAACTAAACACGGTCCCGGGAAACGGATCAGCTCTCAAACGAAACACAATTCTGGGAAACGGGTCGGCTTACAAACCGAACATGGTCCTTGGAAAGGGGCCAGTACACAAACTACTTACGATCCCGGGAAACGGGGTACCTCCAGGCACGCGCAGTCAGATGACAAAGGTAAAACAGCCTGTAAAGGGAACCAAAACGTCAACAAAACCATCACCTTTGAAACAATCTATTTCGGAATTCTCACAGTTGTCTCCTACGAAGTCGAAGCTAGCTTCTGGAGGTTCGAACCTTGGGGTACCTATCTCCAAGTCTCAAAAGAAGAATACACGTACCCTCAAGTCGAAATCACAATCGTTGATGCCGGCACCTAAGCCGAGGACTTCACTGGAGCAACTTGTAAAATACCAAGAACCTTTATTGACGAAGTTTGGAAAACAAAGCCAGGCTATGCCACAGAAAAGTGGTAAGAAACAAGCAGTGCCTGTGCCGCCGGCAAGCGGCAAGACAGGACCTAAGACTGGCAAACCAAGGGGTCCACCTCCGTGGTTCCCCACCACCCCAGCCGTGCCTGGACGTAAACCGGGGAAGAAAGGCGCAGTGAATCTCACTGGCAATGGATGA
- the LOC135484286 gene encoding triokinase/FMN cyclase-like isoform X2, which translates to MATKKFINSVDRCVDECLAGVVAVNPGLQILEGHRVIIRADIDQVKAAGKVTILCGGGSGHEPAHAGYIGPGMLSGAIAGAVFTSPPPNSILAAIRAVGKGNSGGTLLVVTNYTGDRLNFGIAAERAKAEGIKLEMVIVGEDTALTSDDKTAGRRGLIGTLLTMKITGALADEGKSLEEIVEVANQAVSRMGTIGISASPCSVPGSGPSFQLGQDEMELGLGIHGEAGVRRMKISSAKETLKTMFDHLSSEASSTHLPIKSGDHVALMVNNLGGTSVLELNIMAKEAIDYLESKHVKVDRVYCGTFMTSLEMAGATMTLLHIDDQLKRCLDASTSAPAWSKPLLQPGTTDRVTPKQMAAVCGTSSDKGTDVGSKVDAGFGQKIYKCIKSVCDVLIQSENKLNKLDTEGGDGDCGTTHRRGAEAILKSLKSAGLNVTCPYQLVLSLAHIVEQEMGGSSGALYSLFLSAAALPLMQDTSSMAWFAALEKGISAMARYGGADPGDRTMMDSFHAAQMTLKENMSKVEPLMALELAVKATEEAAESTATMPARAGRASYVSADRLSQPDPGAVAVAMWLKAIYQALV; encoded by the exons ATGGCTACGAAGAAGTTCATCAACAGTGTTGACAG GTGTGTTGATGAATGTCTTGCTGGAGTTGTCGCAGTGAATCCAGGACTGCAGATCCTTGAGGGCCACCGCGTCATCATCAGGGCTGACATTGATCAAGTCAAAGCTGCTGGAAAGGTGACCATTCTGTGTGGAGGAGGATCAGGCCATGAACCTGCTCATGCAG GGTATATTGGACCAGGGATGTTGAGTGGTGCCATTGCTGGAGCGGTATTTACTTcacctccacctaacagtattCTTGCTGCTATAAGAGCAGTTGGAAAAGGAAATTCTG GTGGCACACTGCTTGTAGTCACCAACTATACAGGTGATCGGTTGAACTTTGGCATTGCTGCTGAGAGAGCTAAAGCTGAAGGGATAAAGCTAGAGATGGTTATAGTGGGAGAGGACACTGCTTTAACTTCTGATGACAAAACTGCTGGACGTAGGGGACTTATCGGAACTCTGTTAACAATGAAG ATTACTGGTGCTCTTGCCGATGAAGGGAAATCATTGGAAGAGATTGTTGAAGTCGCAAACCAAGCAGTTAGCAGGATGG GTACCATTGGTATAAGTGCTTCACCATGCAGTGTACCAGGATCAGGCCCATCCTTCCAGTTGGGTCAGGATGAAATGGAATTGGGTTTAG GCATTCACGGTGAAGCTGGTGTAAGAAGAATGAAG ATTTCATCGGCTAAAGAGACACTGAAGACTATGTTTGACCATCTCTCAAGCGAGGCCAGCAGTACACATCTTCCAATTAAGTCAG GAGACCACGTTGCCTTGATGGTGAACAATCTTGGCGGTACATCAGTACTAGAATTAAACATTATGGCGAAAGAGGCAATTGATTATTTAG aAAGCAAACATGTAAAGGTTGATCGGGTGTACTGTGGTACATTCATGACATCGCTAGAGATGGCAGGAGCCACAATGACACTTTTGCACATTGATGATCAATTGAAAAGGTGCTTAG ATGCTTCAACATCTGCCCCGGCTTGGTCCAAGCCACTCCTCCAACCCGGTACTACAGACAGAGTTACTCCAAAACAGATGGCAGCAGTTTGTGGTACTTCTTCTGATAAAGGAACTGACGTTGGGTCGAAGGTTGATGCAG GTTTTGGCCAAAAGATTTACAAGTGTATCAAGTCCGTGTGTGATGTCTTGATCCAGTCCGAGAACAAATTGAATAAACTAGACACAGAAGGGGGCGATGGTGATTGTGGCACCACTCATAGGAGGGGGGCTGAAG CTATCCTAAAGAGTCTCAAGTCCGCAGGCTTAAACGTAACATGTCCATATCAGCTAGTATTATCCCTGGCTCATATAGTGGAACAGGAGATGGGAGGGTCCTCTGGTGCT CTCTACAGTTTGTTCTTGTCAGCAGCAGCCTTGCCTCTAATGCAGGACACATCATCCATGGCCTGGTTTGCTGCTCTGGAGAAAGGCATCTCTGCAATGGCAAG ATACGGTGGTGCTGACCCAGGTGACAGGACAATG ATGGATTCATTCCATGCTGCACAGATGACTCTGAAAGAAAACATGTCCAAAGTGGAACCGCTGATGGCACTAGAACTGGCTGTGAAG GCGACAGAAGAGGCAGCAGAGTCAACTGCTACGATGCCAGCTCGAGCTGGCCGGGCAAGTTATGTCAGTGCTGATAGGCTGAGTCAACCAGACCCTGGTGCCGTGGCTGTTGCAATGTGGTTGAAAGCAATTTATCAGGCTTTGGTCTAG
- the LOC135484286 gene encoding triokinase/FMN cyclase-like isoform X1 has product MATKKFINSVDRCVDECLAGVVAVNPGLQILEGHRVIIRADIDQVKAAGKVTILCGGGSGHEPAHAGYIGPGMLSGAIAGAVFTSPPPNSILAAIRAVGKGNSAGTLLLIKNYTGDRLNFGIAAERAKAEGINVEMVVVSEDTALTSNDKTAGRRGLCGTILIEKITGALADEGKSLEEIVEVANQAVSRMGTIGISASPCSVPGSGPSFQLGQDEMELGLGIHGEAGVRRMKISSAKETLKTMFDHLSSEASSTHLPIKSGDHVALMVNNLGGTSVLELNIMAKEAIDYLESKHVKVDRVYCGTFMTSLEMAGATMTLLHIDDQLKRCLDASTSAPAWSKPLLQPGTTDRVTPKQMAAVCGTSSDKGTDVGSKVDAGFGQKIYKCIKSVCDVLIQSENKLNKLDTEGGDGDCGTTHRRGAEAILKSLKSAGLNVTCPYQLVLSLAHIVEQEMGGSSGALYSLFLSAAALPLMQDTSSMAWFAALEKGISAMARYGGADPGDRTMMDSFHAAQMTLKENMSKVEPLMALELAVKATEEAAESTATMPARAGRASYVSADRLSQPDPGAVAVAMWLKAIYQALV; this is encoded by the exons ATGGCTACGAAGAAGTTCATCAACAGTGTTGACAG GTGTGTTGATGAATGTCTTGCTGGAGTTGTCGCAGTGAATCCAGGACTGCAGATCCTTGAGGGCCACCGCGTCATCATCAGGGCTGACATTGATCAAGTCAAAGCTGCTGGAAAGGTGACCATTCTGTGTGGAGGAGGATCAGGCCATGAACCTGCTCATGCAG GGTATATTGGACCAGGGATGTTGAGTGGTGCCATTGCTGGAGCGGTATTTACTTcacctccacctaacagtattCTTGCTGCTATAAGAGCAGTTGGAAAAGGAAATTCTG caGGAACACTTTTACTCATCAAAAACTACACAGGAGACAGGCTTAACTTTGGTATTGCTGCGGAGAGGGCCAAAGCGGAGGGAATCAATGTGGAGATGGTGGTGGTTAGTGAAGACACTGCTCTGACATCCAATGACAAAACTGCTGGCAGGCGAGGACTCTGTGGTACCATTCTCATTGAAAAG ATTACTGGTGCTCTTGCCGATGAAGGGAAATCATTGGAAGAGATTGTTGAAGTCGCAAACCAAGCAGTTAGCAGGATGG GTACCATTGGTATAAGTGCTTCACCATGCAGTGTACCAGGATCAGGCCCATCCTTCCAGTTGGGTCAGGATGAAATGGAATTGGGTTTAG GCATTCACGGTGAAGCTGGTGTAAGAAGAATGAAG ATTTCATCGGCTAAAGAGACACTGAAGACTATGTTTGACCATCTCTCAAGCGAGGCCAGCAGTACACATCTTCCAATTAAGTCAG GAGACCACGTTGCCTTGATGGTGAACAATCTTGGCGGTACATCAGTACTAGAATTAAACATTATGGCGAAAGAGGCAATTGATTATTTAG aAAGCAAACATGTAAAGGTTGATCGGGTGTACTGTGGTACATTCATGACATCGCTAGAGATGGCAGGAGCCACAATGACACTTTTGCACATTGATGATCAATTGAAAAGGTGCTTAG ATGCTTCAACATCTGCCCCGGCTTGGTCCAAGCCACTCCTCCAACCCGGTACTACAGACAGAGTTACTCCAAAACAGATGGCAGCAGTTTGTGGTACTTCTTCTGATAAAGGAACTGACGTTGGGTCGAAGGTTGATGCAG GTTTTGGCCAAAAGATTTACAAGTGTATCAAGTCCGTGTGTGATGTCTTGATCCAGTCCGAGAACAAATTGAATAAACTAGACACAGAAGGGGGCGATGGTGATTGTGGCACCACTCATAGGAGGGGGGCTGAAG CTATCCTAAAGAGTCTCAAGTCCGCAGGCTTAAACGTAACATGTCCATATCAGCTAGTATTATCCCTGGCTCATATAGTGGAACAGGAGATGGGAGGGTCCTCTGGTGCT CTCTACAGTTTGTTCTTGTCAGCAGCAGCCTTGCCTCTAATGCAGGACACATCATCCATGGCCTGGTTTGCTGCTCTGGAGAAAGGCATCTCTGCAATGGCAAG ATACGGTGGTGCTGACCCAGGTGACAGGACAATG ATGGATTCATTCCATGCTGCACAGATGACTCTGAAAGAAAACATGTCCAAAGTGGAACCGCTGATGGCACTAGAACTGGCTGTGAAG GCGACAGAAGAGGCAGCAGAGTCAACTGCTACGATGCCAGCTCGAGCTGGCCGGGCAAGTTATGTCAGTGCTGATAGGCTGAGTCAACCAGACCCTGGTGCCGTGGCTGTTGCAATGTGGTTGAAAGCAATTTATCAGGCTTTGGTCTAG